The following coding sequences are from one Ornithorhynchus anatinus isolate Pmale09 chromosome 18, mOrnAna1.pri.v4, whole genome shotgun sequence window:
- the KLF3 gene encoding Krueppel-like factor 3 isoform X2 yields the protein MLMFDPVPVKQEAMEPVSASYPSSYAEHLRPNKYSVIYSAPSVLPGKFYPDSLTGGIQMEPVDLTVSKRGSPPAPSGSPSPLKFQVAPRRGSPGLGLRSPSPPGKKFSPSPPGTQPFSMPLAIPPVMAALSRHGLRSPGILPVIQPVVVQPVPFMYAPHLQQPVMVSAVLADDMEASSGLPVPVIDSYDKPVLPRKIKLEPGLESPQTDFYPEEMSPPLMGSISPQQVMLQENHPSVIVQTGKRPLPVESPDTQRKRRIHRCDYEGCNKVYTKSSHLKAHRRTHTGEKPYKCTWEGCTWKFARSDELTRHFRKHTGIKPFQCPDCDRSFSRSDHLALHRKRHMLV from the exons TCCTACCCGTCCAGCTACGCGGAGCACCTGAGGCCCAACAAGTACAGCGTGATCTACTCAGCCCCCAGCGTGCTGCCCGGCAAGTTTTACCCCGACAGCTTGACCGGCGGCATCCAGATGGAGCCGGTGGACCTGACGGTGAGCAAGCGAGGCTCCCCCCCAGCACCCAGCGGCTCGCCCTCGCCACTTAAGTTCCAGGTGGCCCCGCGCCGGGGCTCCCCCGGACTGGGCCTGCGCTCACCCAGCCCCCCGGGGAAGAAGTTTTCGCCATCCCCGCCCGGAACGCAGCCGTTCAGCATGCCCCTGGCCATCCCCCCGGTCATGGCCGCCCTGTCGCGCCACGGCCTCCGCAGCCCCGGCATCCTGCCGGTCATCCAGCCGGTCGTCGTGCAGCCCGTCCCCTTCATGTACGCCCCGCACCTCCAGCAGCCCGTCATGGTCTCCGCCGTCCTGGCCGACGACATGGAAGCCTCTAGTGGCCTGCCAG tgCCCGTGATCGACTCGTACGACAAGCCCGTGCTACCGAGGAAGATCAAGTTGGAGCCCGGGCTGGAGTCCCCGCAGACGGACTTTTACCCTGAGGAAATGTCTCCGCCGCTGATGggctccatctctccccagcaGGTCATGCTCCAAGA GAACCACCCGTCGGTGATTGTGCAGACGGGGAAGCGGCCGCTGCCCGTGGAGTCCCCGGACACGCAGCGCAAGCGTCGGATCCACCGCTGTGACTACGAGGGCTGCAACAAAGTCTACACCAAGAGCTCTCACTTGAAAGCCCACAGGAGGACACACACAG gAGAAAAGCCGTACAAGTGCACGTGGGAGGGATGCACGTGGAAATTTGCCCGTTCTGACGAGCTGACCCGGCACTTCCGCAAACACACTGGCATCAAGCCCTTCCAGTGTCCAGACTGTGACCGCAGCTTCTCCCGCTCGGACCACCTCGCCCTCCACAGGAAACGGCACATGCTAGTCTGA